The segment agatattaaCTTGCATCCTAAAGACTTGGTAGAGGTTGTGTGATCTAAGGGAGAAGTCAATCAAATTCAGAAGtgtatttttcttaatttgatcAACTTTTGCCTTCAAGAACACAAATTCTACAAATTCCTTAATATGCAAGGATGCTTCTCATTTATTTTGTAAGTAGAAGTGTTAAAAAATTATCCAACCTCATCTTGTATAGAAAAGAGTTTAGGTTGAAAGTGATTTGACGGAACCCAATTTTCTACTAGGTGCCACATGGCACTATGTGTGCACTAACTAGGTTTGATCAAACCTTTCGTTGATTAAAATAATGTGATTATAGGCATGGTTCATTTGAAAAAtttatttacatcaagagtatctTATGTGCTTTAACCCTCCTTCCATAAGCCAACATAGTACACAAGAGGTATGATTTTTATCAATGTACTTGTATTTGAAGGTATCCAATATACATTCAACTATCATCAAGGAAATCCTTTTATCACTAACATCCTAGATCCTTCAagaagcatttattatagaaagACTTCAATTTGTGAATGACAAAAATTTACTTCAAAATTATCATTACAGACATTTGTATACTTGCATGTTGTCTATTGATCTCTAATATGACCAAAAATTTGGTATCTCCTATGAGTTGACCTAGTAAAACTTGTTCCCTAGCAACTAGAGAATATCTTAAAGATATTTTAAATAGAAAACATTCAATTTCAAAAAGTATGAAAAATTGAATCCAAGGGAATAAGCATGAAAAAATGGCCACTTTCAAAAAGGAAACATGCAATTTTAAATTATGATTTGAAATTTGTGCCAATTTTAATTGTTGCCTATGTATACATGTATTGAATTAATGTATTTTTCAAATTACAAAtcaatgtgtttttttttaaatcttgtgAGGGAAATGGTAATCAACAATATATACCACTTTGACAATGAATGTGACCTCCTAGCCTAAACTAGATGGCTAAATGCCAATTTGAAGGAAATTGCATATCTTAAGAAAATTATAACATTGAATTTAACGGCAGATGGGTCAATACAAAATGGAATTTAAGGTTTGTAAAGAAAATTGCTACCCATTCAAACTGGATATTCCTGGTCAAAGGAAATCCAACTTGGAAGGTGAATTGGAGAAACAACGGCACCCTAGCAAAATGCAATTCATGTGGGTAGTGAAGAGTTTGATTTGCCCGATCTCTCGCCATacaacttgatgaaaaatgaccttCAATTGTTGCAGCTTTTCCCACTCATTTTGAAGCCTCTCGTTGCTATGAATGCATCCCAAGCAGAGGGTGAATTGAGCAAAATTTTGCGTAGATTGTTTTCATTCGAATAGAGGTGATTTGGATGTTGACGGAGAGGGCTCCCATGCTGAAACTAAGCTACTGGTTGCAAAATTTAAGTGGTTGGCTGCTCATTATTAATAGATGATTTTGCTACCCTCACACAAGCCGACAAGCTTCAACACTAGAATGGACTCATGTTTGAGGGTATGAAGCATCAAACATAACATAATTAGCAGGTCAAAAGCTTTATTTCAAACCCAAACAAGATGCCAAAGCCGATCTAGATGGACTCAAACATAGGATAATTAGCAGGTCCAAAGCTTTATTTCAAACCCAAAAAAAATGCCAAGCCGATCTAGATGGATTCAAACATAGGATAATTAGCAGATCAAAAGCTTTATTTCAAACCCAAAAAAGGATGCCAAGCCGATCTAGATGGACTCAGACATAGAATAATTAGCAGGTGAAAAGCTTTATTTTAAACCCAAAACAGATGCCAAGCCGATCTAGATGGACTCAAACATAGGATAATTAGCAAGTCAAAAGCTTTATTTCAAACCCAAAAAAGGATGCCAAGCCTATCTAGATGGACTCAAACATAGGATAATTAGCAAATCAAAAGCTTTATTTCAAACCCCAAAAAGGATGCCAAGCCGATCTAGATGGACTCAAACATAGGATAATTAGCAGGTGAAAAGCTTTATTTCAAACCCAAAAAAGATGCCAAGCCGATCTACGTGGACTCAAACATAGGATAATTAGTAGGTCAAAAGCTTTATTTCAAACCCGAAAAAGGATGTCGACCGATCTATATGGACTCATAAAATACAAAGTCAATTTACAAAATATCAGGTAGATTTGCAAGTATATTTGCAAATCGATTACTGAAGTTCATGCTCGAATACTGGAAAGATAATATTAATTGAAGGTTCCTACAAACATAATGGAAATCGTGCCAAATTTGCATAGAACATGCTAATTCATGTCAAAATAGTGGAATTTTCAGGCCAGTCTTAAAccccacacactaagcaacatattgaGCTTAGATAATGTTATTCAAATtttagtgtttaacacttttaagcctagaagtgtattcttagtgtgacaacatattaaacaatatattaagcctaaaaaatattagtcaactttgagtgtttaacacttttaagcttagaAGAAAGAGTAACCTTAGCGCGTGTGATTTAAGCTATTGCGAATTTTAATGCCACTACAAAATGATACCAAATGAAACAGTAAACTGCAACTATTCACTAGATGACATAAATTTTGTAAATACCTTTTAATTTTACCATGAAATTATAGAACATTTCATTGATTTACAAATCTTTACGCTGTGATGGAGAAAATTAATCTTAAATATCCACATAATATCAAAATATTGTATGAAATTAAGcactagatttttatttttttttaaaaaaattcaacaaaatttaCAAATATTTGTCAAAAATTAAGAAAATTTATAAATAACAAGAAAAAATTCACCAAATCATTGCAATTCTTCACTTGAACTAACCCTATAATATAAAAGTTCACCAAATTATTGCAATTCTTCACTTGAACTAACCCTGTAATATAAGGAAAGTGTTTAGAAGAAAATTCATAGAAAAAAACTTCAACCCAACTGAAGTATGTGAATAAGGAAAATATACCTCCTCTCCTCCAAGCAAATAATTTTACACAGATCTCTAAATCATATCATGCTAACTAATTTAATGTCCTTACTATGGTAAAACCATTAATACCTTAAGAACTCCGATAGGAGAGAAAAATAGACTATGAACTCAAGAGATTTTAGAACGCATGAAAAATCTACAGGATTTATTTCCTTATTGGGTTTCAAATAAGCACTTGAAAAATCCACTCAAAATACCTATAGAGGAACACGATGAATGAAAATAATGCATTATAGAAAAAATAAAATGGTTAGGCACTTATTTCATCTTAAATTTGTTTAGAGATAAAAATGTAACACGGAAATATAATCCAAAtactattaaaataattttaacatTACTTTATAATATATATAGTTACAATCTTTGGAAGAAACACAGAAAATCTAGTCATGGATGATACAAAATCTAATCATGGATGACACATTTACATTGGTCATAATTCTAGATCTCAAAAAATTATATGCTAATAGAATGCAAGAACTATGCATATTCATATCAAGATGATTCAATTCACCAgtacaaagagaataagaaaacttGATATAAAAATCTCAAGGTATTGTAAATTCATCCAAGCTTTACACTTTTTGAAAAGGAGCAAGTCTTGTTAGCATACTTAAACATAGCAAATCCTCTAGGATATTTATGAAGAGATTTATTTTACCCATAATAATTGACATTAAATTTTTACATATGGGCTTAAATCAAAGGGGCTTGAATTGAATTgataatatattattattgaaaGAACATGGATGAAAAGTTTGGGTTGGTCAATTATTTTAGCAATTGTACTTATAAAAATAAATGAGAGACGAACTTGCTACCTAAAGACTTGGTAGAGGTTATCTGATTTAAGGGAGAAGTCAATCAAATTCGGAAGTGTATTTTTCCTAATTTGATCAAATTCTCCCTTCAAGAACATAAATTATACAAATAGCTTAGTATGCAAGGATGCTTCTCATTTATTTTGTAAGTAGAAATGTTAAAAAATTATCCAACATCATCTTTTATAGAAAATAGTTTAGGTTGAAAGTGGTTTGTGGAAATCCATTTTTCTATTGGGTGGGAACTATGTGTGCACTAAGTAGGTTTGATCAAACCTTTCGTTGATTAAAATAATGTGATTATAGGCatgtttcattttcatattttatttacCTCAAGAGTATCTTATATGCTTTAACCCTCCTTCCGTAATCCAACATATTACATAAGAGGTGTGATTTTTGTCAATGTACTTGTATTTAAAGGTATCTGATATGCATTCAACTATCATTAAGGAAATCCTTTTATCACTTAACATCCTAGATCATTCAAGAAGCATTTATTATACAAAGACTTCAGTTTGTGATAGAAAAACATTACGTCAAAATTATCATTACAGACATTTGTATACTTGCATGTTGTCTGTTGATCTCTAATATGACCATAAAGTTGGTATCTCTTATGAGTTGACCTATTAAAAATTGTCCTATTAATCTCTAATATGACGATAAAGTTGGTATCTCATATGAGTTGACCTAGCCAAACTTGTCCTCTAGCAATTAGAGAATCTCTTTAAgacattattaaatattattagtcCTTGTCAACAAACATGAAGCCAAGATTCTTGTGAACTAAGAAGTGGAATTGTGCAACTAACAAGATCACATATGTACTTGCTAAAGCAATTTAGAGTTATGAATTTGCCCCCAAAATAGGACACAACTCTATGCAAGATCCAAGATAAAGGGTAGAATCAAgtcacatatttttttatttttcctgtCAAAACAATAAATTTCAACACTTATTGAAAAATACATGCAACATTTTTTAATAATTAAGTTCAATACATACATTTGCATGTTATATGTTGATCTCTATTATGACCATAACGTTGGTATCTCCTATGAGTTGACCTAGTAAAACTTGTCCCCTAGCAACTAGAGAATCTCTTTAAGACATTTTTAAATGTTATGAGTCCTTGCCAACAAACAAGAAGTCAGGATTCTTATGAACTAAAAAGTGAAAGTGTGCAACTAAAAAGATCACATATGTACTTGCTAAAGCATTTTAGAACTATGAATTTGCCCCAAAATAGGACACAACTCTATTTAAGATCCAAGATAAAAAGTAGATGAAAGTCACATATCtttttagttttttgttgtgtCAAAACAATACATTTCAACACTTCTTGGAAAATACATGCAAGATTTTTTAAGAATTAAGTTCAATCCTCTTTTATATATAATTTCCTAACTTGAAATTTGATAATATATCATTTAAACTCATCTATGTTTACCCATTCTATTTTATTAGTTTAGTTTAAGATTAACGAAAGATTTAATTTCCTTTATTCTTACAGATTACTAAAATATTCTGTCAGCACTCTTGCTAAGGCGCATATAGTTTTAAATGTACAAAGTGTTATACGCTCTGTATGATCTGACAACCCATGATCACAAATAAAAAATAGTCTGAGGACTTCTCAGAAGATACTTGCATCCTCCTTGATTTCATTACCATCTCACAAATCCGAAGCCCTTAAATCTAATCATGATCATTAAACCAATCAATTTATCATAAGATTTCGAGAGGAATTTCATATAATATATACAGATTTGATTCATGGCGTGTTCGATGAATCCTACAAAATCTCTCCATAAACCCCTAGTTCGTGTGCTGCAAAATACCCTAGTTTGCATTTGGGCGCCTTGACAAAAACCATGAGGATTTAGACAAATAAACTCTCGATTCATTCCACAATATGAGAAAGTTGAGAGCAACGTGCTACAAAACGGGTGATGACCCAGCTTGCCTCAAAACGTTTAACCAATAATCCTCATCATTAATCTCCAACTCCATATTCCAGAATGGATGGAGATTTGCATTTTCGGAATCCATGCTAGTCAAGAGATCATCTTCTAGACATGTAGAAGTGAAATACTGAGATTTCAGGTCTAAGCTGTTCTCGTAAATTACTTCAGATGTGCTCGTTGAAGTTGCAAATTGGCTCTCCCTAGGCAACCAACTTTCCTCATCTTCAAAAATCTGATTTCCCAAGACAAATGTCTCATCTATAAGTAATTCCTTAAACTTGCTATCATCAAAAGAATTTACACCATTGGACTGAAGCCAATCTAATGTTGAGGCCGAATCCACAGTGCTACTCTCACTGCCTATGCTACTCATACGCGAAAAGATATGATTTGAAGCATTTTGTGAATCGGGCAAGTTACAGAATGTGGCGGCAGAATCAACTGAAGCTGAAATCGAACTGTCCCCCTCCATGGATGAATTTAAACTTGTTGCAGGATCAATTCCCCCTTGCAGAAGACGTTTTTTCAAGTGGGTATTCCACACGTTTTTTATCTCGTTGTCTGTTCTTCCAGGCAGGTGCGAGGCAATAGTGGACCATCTGCATCATATCAGAATTCATTAATGAAAAAGTTCAAAGGCCTGAGGGAAATGGTGAAAACAACACAGGATAATCACAATACCTGTTGCCCAGAAGCTGGTGAAGCCTAATAACAGTTTCCTCCTCCTCTGTACTAAACTTTCCTCGTTTAACATCTGGTCTAAGGTAATTAACCCATCGCAGACGACAGCTCTTACCGCATCTCAAAAGCCCTGCCGCAAATGAAAAAAAGGAGATTATCAGTTTCTATGAAATACAGAAACGGTGAATGAAATCATGCCTTGAAAAAGTTAATAGAATTGGAACCTGCTTGTTTAGGAAGCGCACGCCAATTTCCATGGCCATTTTTTCGTATGAATTCAACGAGAATTTGATCCTCTTGAGCAGACCAGGGACCTTTCTTAAGACCCATTTTATCACAACAGGGAGATCGGCCCATTTTTTCAATTCACAAATTGCTGACTCCAAATCAGCCACAAGCTCTGCTTTATGTAGTGGTGATGAGGTTATTACAAGGAAACGCCACAGCACGTGCACGAAATGTATTGTAATGGATTACGTTTGAAGTTTTGTCATTGTGCGTAGCAGTCAAGGTTGACCGACGGCCATAAAACTTTATAATATTCTGTCATGCAATTGCTTCGCTGTTTCCTTGCCTTGTAATTTAATCAGACTCATTATTTTAACTCGAATTCTACAAGGTGTGAACGTGATTACTGCCGTGTTTCCAATATTTCAATGACTATACTTTGTCACTCGTACAATGGAGATTGCACGTTTTGAAATCTTTCCTTCCTGGAAGAAGCCCATCTTTTTGACCCAATCAGAATTGTGTTTGAATGGCCGCAAACACCAAGTGGGACATTGCAAGTCAATAGTCAGCAGAATAAATGTTTCAACACCTTATTTGACTTGTAAACGATTATCTATTGGGGTTTCAGTGGTGGGACCTTTGCTGTGGGACCTTTGCTTTAAAGTGTGAACTATGGATATTACTAGGAATTTCATATTTTGGTGTGAATgtgtatgttgaagaggtgtggagGTCAATTAGAGAAAAAtatggtctattttttgcatacttTTGTGTAAAGCATGCGATCAATTGATAAGGTCAATTAGAAAATGATGTTTGTGCAATAAACATCTTAAtgaagaagtgatagcttcaagtCACCGATGTATCGACTTATATGGATCCAAACATGACTAAATCAGAACCTAATCATGATGATAGTCAAGCTCCATTactaataggctcatgttatgtttgcaataaggagataaatagagagagagagaataggcttatatatacatacataactaGCAAATGAAATGGTATCAAAGTTAGCTAACCCATCCcgtaacaaagaaatattttttccTATAGCCTTATCAAAAGCATCAACAATAAAACCTTTCTACGGGTTGgcattgatttttgatttttgtaaTTGATATGATTACCTTCCTTTTAACATCTTCCTTCATCAACTTATTTACCATCCTTATGGCTTTGTCAATGAGAGCTGTCACCTAGGATATTATGGTGAAAAACCTCTCCTGCTGTTCACCATCGTGCTTATGCCCCATAGAGACAAAATCAGACCCTATCACGCTCTTAACCGCGGGAAGAAGATAATATTCTTCAATAATAAAATGCCTTCTAATCTGCATGTCTATCTCCTCCTTGGTGTAGTTATAGTCCATTCCAAACCTTTTCCTTCCGGCATTTTCTAAGACAGGAGCAATAAAAGAAAGACTCGGCAATATTGCCTCAACCAACGCCTTACCGCATTATTTCCATTTCTTGGTAAACAGAAGAGAATTTAATATCATCAAGAATTCTCTCAAACATCCATCTTATTGAACCATTTATCAAgaaattcttccaaaaatcttagaagaaagaccCAATGTGGATTCACATCCTACGAAAGTACAAGTGTCTTTGCTGTCACCCTCACATTACTGAGCTTTTCTGCATCGAATCCATTTTTTGATCCCTCGAGGACGATGATGGGATATAATAGGAAAATGAACCATTTCTTGATCAGAAGACCTGATCCATATGTTTGTCCTTAGGTATGTGTATCCTTTAGCTCTCTAAAAGAGGTCTCTCCTGAAGCCCATGCCGTTTGACCCACATGTCATCCAGTCTTGTCTATAATGATGGCTTCTTTAATCTCTTCTTTAACCTGATTGGGGGCCGAGATCATCTCCCGTTGAGAAAGATCAACTCCCACATTGGCCATGATGTCCGCCACATGATTACCTTGTGTTCCTTTATTTTCTTTAACCAGGGCTTCAATTTCTAGTATTGAACTTCATTTCCGCTTATAGCTTTATGCAAACTAGAGAGCCACCTTCCATATCAACATTCCAAATCACCTTTTCAATACAAAGGCTAAGGTCACACGTCAAAGCTTTCATGAGGGGTAAAAAAATTGGCGATATAAAAAAATTGTCTTTTTCACTCGTCAAAAAATTTGAGAAATTCGTCTTGACTTTTTATTTGGCTTGGATGTAGTACATGTATTCATGATAAAAAGCAAAGCATAACAGATATTTGAAAATATTGGATATACGATGCTAATTAGATATTCAATATTTTtcaacatatattatataatatatgatatagtatatagtatatataatctaaattatattatgtattatataatatatattaatattacattatatattacataatatataatatattaaatattaataatatgtattattaataggcctaaatattatatattatgcaTCGTATTTTTGAAAATGTTAAAAGAAAAAGGTATATCCGGTATCTGTGGGTATTTTATATACTCCACTGTGGCCGTCCGTGGGTCATTTTAACCCACGGGTTTGGCGATTTCTATTCAATCCAATATCCATTTTCAATCAGATATCCGATTCTTGGAGCAAGTTTTCATCAAATCCAAGCAttaggaatgattttttttttcaattttcttgtcTTTTTATCATTTATTCGTATTTTTTACATATAAATTATGTTTTTATTTAATTCAAATACACTATGTTGTTTGAAATTATGTTATTAAACCAAATGTTTCAACTTCAAATTGGTAAAATGGTTGATAACAATGAGAATCCACAACCGCCACAACCACCATAACCCTCTATTATTAAACCCCCCCTCAATAATTAATGAGTTAAGTGGTAAAAATTTGGACCAATTGAGGGgcattgttgatgtttatagaaaaatccctcatctatcCTCCATGTTAACCGCACTAAATGCAATAATTTCCAATGTAGAAACTGTCACCACTGAGCATAATGTTGTTATTTTGTGGCGAGAGGCGATGAGGAAAAACTATGTGAATGGCTTGTCATATGACAAGATGAAGAACCTTGAGATTTCTAAAGATGATATTGCCACCCTGTTTGTTAACCCTTGCACTAGCCAACCCATAGATGTGAAAAAAACAAAACTTTACATCAAATGGTGTCAAAATGATGTTATGCGAaataacttttgggatcattggtggatgatttttgatagaccacccaacaacaatctcaatGTGCCTTTCTAATTCATCAAGAAATTATATGCCAAATTTCGTCTgggcaagcatgtcaactactttgacatcaagcaTTTCTAGGGCATGTGGGGAGGTATGCTCTAGGATAGACCTAGGGCAATTTGAATAGTAcagggcccatatgttccccctcctcacACTGCTCGCCCACCTCCAACATAGCC is part of the Cryptomeria japonica chromosome 10, Sugi_1.0, whole genome shotgun sequence genome and harbors:
- the LOC131073407 gene encoding transcription factor MYB13, producing MGRSPCCDKMGLKKGPWSAQEDQILVEFIRKNGHGNWRALPKQAGLLRCGKSCRLRWVNYLRPDVKRGKFSTEEEETVIRLHQLLGNRWSTIASHLPGRTDNEIKNVWNTHLKKRLLQGGIDPATSLNSSMEGDSSISASVDSAATFCNLPDSQNASNHIFSRMSSIGSESSTVDSASTLDWLQSNGVNSFDDSKFKELLIDETFVLGNQIFEDEESWLPRESQFATSTSTSEVIYENSLDLKSQYFTSTCLEDDLLTSMDSENANLHPFWNMELEINDEDYWLNVLRQAGSSPVL